TTTTCTGCTTGGTGGTGATATTTTCTCAATCGGTGATGTGGTCAACAAGATTAAGGCACAAGACAAGATTGCTTTTGTCCATGCTGACCTGATAGACGGTCTTGGCCGGGACAGGGTTGCAATGGAGTACATAGCTAAGACAATAAAGCCTGACGGGATTATAAGCACAAGGTCATCCAGCATAAAATATGCGAAGGAGGTAGGGCTTTTCTCTATACAGAGGTTTTTTCTTGTGGATTCCCAGGGGCTTACTACGGGTGTTCATGAGGTAAGGGAATCCATGCCAGATGCGATAGAGGTGTTGCCGGGGATTATACACGATAAAACCGGTATTATTGCATCACAGGTTAGACAGCCTGTTATAGCAGGTGGACTTGTGGAGAAAAAGGATGATGTAATCATGGCATTAAAGGCTGGAGCCATAGCCATATCGACCAGCAAGAGGGAGTTATGGTTTTTGGAGTAGGCCTTAATGATAAATTTACTGCTGGGGGTGGTAAAAAAATTATTTATATGATCCTGCAATATTTTATTAAATTATAAGGGAGGAGAAATGAAATGTCACCAATGACTCAGTATCTGGCAGAATTTTTTGGTACAATGATATTAGTGCTTCTCGGTGATGGCGTTGTTGCAAACGTTGTCTTAAATAAGTCAAAAGGTCAAAATAGTGGGTGGATTGTAATAACAGCAGGATGGGGTTTTGCAGTTGCAGTTGCGGCATACATCACAGGCTGGGTAAGCGGAGCCCATCTTAATCCGGCAGTGACGATAGGGTTGGCTGCAATTGGAAAATTTTCATGGAGCCTGGTGCCCGGCTATATAGTGGCCCAGGTGGCTGGTGCTTTTGTCGGCGCAGTCCTGGTATATATTATGTATATGGACCACTTTGCTGCTACTGATGATCCTGGTTCAAAACTGGGAGTCTTTTCGACAATTCCTGCTATAAGAAATATACCAGTTAACTTCATTTCAGAGGTAATAGGCACTGCAATGCTTGTCATCGGAATACTTGGTATAACCAATTCCAATACAAATGTAGGCTCATTAGGGACATTGCTGGTTGGACTTTTGGTATTCAGCATAGGTCTATCTCTTGGAGGACCCACTGGATATGCTATTAATCCGGCAAGAGACCTTGGACCAAGAATAGCCCATGCCATTCTTCCTATACCGGGCAAGGGAAGTTCAGATTGGGGGTATGGTTTGATAGTACCAATCTTTGGACCTGTAATAGGCGGAATTCTGGGCGCTTTCATATATCAGATGTTTATATAAATTAATTGATTGGGGGAATTTTGATGGCAAGGTATGTAATGGCTTTGGATCAAGGGACTACCAGTTCCAGGGCTATTCTGTTTGACCACAGCGGCAGGATAGTAAGTGTTGCAAACAAGGAGTTTACGCAGATTTATCCCAAGCCGGGCTGGGTGGAGCATGACCCCATGGAGATCTGGGGTTCTCAGATAGGTGTTGCCCAGGAAGCGATAAGAAAAGCCGGTGTGGACCCATCTGATATAGCTGCTATAGGCATTACCAATCAGAGAGAGACGACCATAGTATGGGATAAGAATACTGGTAAACCGATCTATAATGCTATTGTATGGCAGTGCAGGAGGACTGCAGCTATATGCGATGCTTTGAAGGCCTCTGGGTTTGACAAGAAAATTACTG
The nucleotide sequence above comes from Calorimonas adulescens. Encoded proteins:
- a CDS encoding MIP/aquaporin family protein, whose translation is MSPMTQYLAEFFGTMILVLLGDGVVANVVLNKSKGQNSGWIVITAGWGFAVAVAAYITGWVSGAHLNPAVTIGLAAIGKFSWSLVPGYIVAQVAGAFVGAVLVYIMYMDHFAATDDPGSKLGVFSTIPAIRNIPVNFISEVIGTAMLVIGILGITNSNTNVGSLGTLLVGLLVFSIGLSLGGPTGYAINPARDLGPRIAHAILPIPGKGSSDWGYGLIVPIFGPVIGGILGAFIYQMFI
- a CDS encoding glycerol-3-phosphate responsive antiterminator, with product MNEIVEIIRSFPIIAALRHYEYLDEALHSQANVIFLLGGDIFSIGDVVNKIKAQDKIAFVHADLIDGLGRDRVAMEYIAKTIKPDGIISTRSSSIKYAKEVGLFSIQRFFLVDSQGLTTGVHEVRESMPDAIEVLPGIIHDKTGIIASQVRQPVIAGGLVEKKDDVIMALKAGAIAISTSKRELWFLE